Proteins encoded within one genomic window of Ranitomeya variabilis isolate aRanVar5 chromosome 4, aRanVar5.hap1, whole genome shotgun sequence:
- the LOC143765706 gene encoding protein HEXIM1-like: MAEVGVQEPSLPCKSLAGGGSLLASQEDSGWQPRAEEERGECQRNPSTLACPVKEDQGVKVGDYPKPGQLGRGKSQQDEEWKELGKKRHRRRPSKKKRRWKPYNKLTWEEKKRLEERESQRAARMRAEMFAKGQPVAPYNTTQFLMEDHDQEEPDLCPPQRRGLASLPTLHANSFAKGDSTEEDVEEEDDGTGSDGMESDDGVEFLQKDFSETYEKYHAESLQDMSKQELIREYLELEKCLSRMEEENNRLRLKEISTIQVAGTQDSRIQDLEMELEKLKEEHRRLLWEREQVVADPSGH; encoded by the coding sequence ATGGCAGAAGTAGGAGTTCAGGAGCCAAGCCTGCCCTGCAAAAGTTTGGCAGGTGGGGGATCCCTGCTGGCCAGCCAAGAAGATAGTGGGTGGCAACCCAGAGCAGAGGAGGAGAGAGGGGAGTGCCAGAGAAATCCCTCCACCCTGGCCTGCCCTGTAAAAGAGGACCAAGGCGTCAAGGTGGGCGACTATCCCAAGCCCGGGCAGCTGGGCCGTGGCAAATCCCAGCAAGACGAAgagtggaaagagctgggcaagAAGAGGCATCGAAGGCGCCCGTCCAAGAAGAAGAGGAGGTGGAAGCCTTACAATAAGCTGACCTGGGAGGAGAAGAAGCGTCTGGAGGAGCGCGAGTCCCAGAGGGCAGCCAGGATGAGGGCTGAAATGTTCGCCAAAGGGCAGCCGGTGGCCCCTTATAATACCACCCAGTTCCTGATGGAGGACCACGACCAGGAGGAACCTGACCTGTGCCCCCCTCAGCGGAGAGGTCTTGCTTCTCTCCCAACCCTCCATGCCAACTCGTTTGCCAAAGGGGACAGcacagaggaggatgtggaggaagaggatgatgggaCTGGTAGTGATGGCATGGAGAGTGATGATGGGGTCGAGTTTTTACAAAAGGACTTTTCTGAGACCTATGAGAAATACCATGCGGAAAGCTTGCAGGACATGAGCAAGCAGGAGCTGATCCGGGAGTACCTGGAGCTGGAGAAGTGCTTGAGTCGTATGGAAGAAGAGAACAATCGCCTGAGGCTCAAGGAGATCAGCACCATCCAGGTGGCCGGCACCCAAGACTCCAGGATCCAGGACCTGGAGATGGAACTGGAGAAGCTGAAGGAAGAACACCGCCGCCTCCTGTGGGAGAGGGAGCAGGTGGTGGCAGATCCCTCAGGACACTGA